TTTGGATGCTGCCGCGACAACTACACAACCGACTGATTCCGCAAATCTTGTCAGCACGCGCATTGGCATTTCGATTAGCACTAAAGTCAGCAAACGGGCAGTAGTTCGCAATCGGCTCAAAAGGCAGATAGCAGCAGCTTTGCATAAACTGTTGCCCAAATTATTACCCGGATTCAGGCTAGTAGTAATTGTGAAACCAACAGCCGCACAAGAGTGCGTAAGAGAACAATTTCTGCAAGAATTAGAGCAGTTGTTGGCACAAGCTGAGGTATTAAATGGGCATTAAAGAAGATGTTTATTATGAAGGTGGTCCCCATATCGGGGATTTAATTATAAACGTGCTGATTGGGCTAACAGTTGTGGGTTTACCATTGACAGTCGGGGCAATTGTCCGAGCATTGTGGCTGCGCTACCGCATCACCGATCGCCGAGTGACACTAACAGGAGGTTGGAGAGGACGCGATCGCACCGACGTAATTTACTCAGAAATTGTCAAAGTAGTCAAGGTTCCCCGTGGCATTGGTATGTGGGGAGATATGGTGTTAACTCTTAGAAACGGTAGTCGTCTAGAAATGCGAGCAGTTCCCAAATTTAGGGAAACCTACGACTACATTTTAGAAAGAATTGCTGCCAAAAATCCTAATTTTACTGGCACTGTTAACAATTAACGGGGACAAGGAGACAAGGGGAGGGGGAGACAAGGAGGACAAAAAGGAAAAATTTCTCCCTTGTCCCCCCATCCCCCCCTCTCCCCATCCCCATTTCCCCCTTGTGCGGCTATCCGTAGTGGAATATCGCCGCACGTCTATGATGATGAGCGATAAAAGCGATAAATTAGATTCAGTCAATTTACAGTAACTCAGGTTGAATTCACAATAATGGATTTTGGTATCGGCTTTCTCTCGAACAACGTGATGCTGCCAATCATAGACTTGTTCTATGGAATTGTGCCTAGTTATGGATTGGCGATCGTTGCTTTGACATTGATAGTCCGCTTTGCGCTCTATCCCCTGAGTGCTGGTTCAATTCGCAACATGCGGAAAATGCGAATTGTACAACCTCTGATGCAAAAGCGGATGGCGGAAATCAAAGAGCGTTTTAAGGACGATCCGCAAAAGCAGCAAGAAGAAATGGTGAATGTCCAAAAAGAATTTGGCAACCCACTAGCAGGATGTTTCCCATTGTTAGTGCAAATGCCAGTTTTATTGGCGTTGTTTGCTACTTTGAGGGGTTCGCCTTTTGCAGGTGCGAACTACAATGTTAACTTGCAAATCCTTCCTGCCGATCAAGTAGAAAGAATTCAACCTCAAGCCTTTGCCACTCCTCCCCAAAACATTTACGTAGCCGATGGCGAACACGTCAAAGTAACTGCCATACTGCCGGCTGGTAACAAATTATCGGTGGGAGAACACACCAAGATACAATATCAAACTCTTGAGGGCAAGCCATTTGAAGCACTCTTGGCAGAACACCCCGAAACTAAGTTAATTCCGGAATGGAAAATAACTAAAGGTGAAGATAGAGTAAAAATTGATGCTGAAGGCAACGTAGAAGCTTTACAGCCAGGAGATGTTACTATTCAAGCAACGATTCCTGGACTAGCGGCAAATAAAGGATTTCTATTCATTGATGCCTTAGGCAGAGTTGGCGCAACCGATCCAGATGGCACAGTCCACTGGGATATCGTCGCCATGATCGTATTCTTTGGAATCAGCCTTTATGTTAGCCAAATGCTTTCTGGGCAAAATTCCAGTGGTGGCAACCCGCAGCAAGACACAGTAAATAAAATCACTCCAGTTATATTTTCTGGGATGTTTTTATTCTTTCCTCTGCCTGCCGGGGTGCTGATGTATATGGTGATTGGTAATATTTTCCAGACATTGCAAACCTATATACTTTCCCGCGAACCGCTACCAGAGGAACTACAAAAAATCGTAGAATCTGAGAAAAAACAGGAAGAAAGCGCCGGACAAAAAGCGCTACCCTTTGAGCCAAAAAGTTCTAAGAAAAAGGCTACACAGGAAGAAGTCACTGGACAAAAGGCTGATCCAAAAAGTTCTAAGAAAAAGGCTACAGGTTGATGATTGCAGAACCAATGCAACGCGGTCAGCAGTGGTTAAAAACACTGCTGCACATAACTGGTGTAAATGCTGAAATTACGGGTGGAATAGAAACCACTCAAGGTCAGGATGGGGAGTTTCAAGAACTTGATAACTACTGGTTGACAATTGATGAAAGCAATTTAACACCAGAACAAATTCGGATCTTAATTGGCACTGATGGTTCAGTACTAGATGCGATTCAGTATTTGGCTAACTCCGTCCTCAACTTGAACCAATCAGAGGATCAGCAAGCCTCGTACACAATCGAGTTGAACGGCTACCGCGTCAAAAGACAAGCGGAAATTCGCCATTTGGCTTTATCTGCGGCTGAAGAAGCGCGTGCTAGTGGTAGAGAAGTGGAAATTAAATCTTTAAGTTCAGCCGAACGTCGTCAAATCCATACCTTTTTTCAGGACTTTAGTGATTTGGAAACGTACAGCCGAGGCAAAGAGCCGCATCGTTTGCTTGTGGTGCGTCCTGCTCGTTTGGAATAATTT
Above is a genomic segment from Tolypothrix sp. NIES-4075 containing:
- the yidC gene encoding membrane protein insertase YidC — its product is MDFGIGFLSNNVMLPIIDLFYGIVPSYGLAIVALTLIVRFALYPLSAGSIRNMRKMRIVQPLMQKRMAEIKERFKDDPQKQQEEMVNVQKEFGNPLAGCFPLLVQMPVLLALFATLRGSPFAGANYNVNLQILPADQVERIQPQAFATPPQNIYVADGEHVKVTAILPAGNKLSVGEHTKIQYQTLEGKPFEALLAEHPETKLIPEWKITKGEDRVKIDAEGNVEALQPGDVTIQATIPGLAANKGFLFIDALGRVGATDPDGTVHWDIVAMIVFFGISLYVSQMLSGQNSSGGNPQQDTVNKITPVIFSGMFLFFPLPAGVLMYMVIGNIFQTLQTYILSREPLPEELQKIVESEKKQEESAGQKALPFEPKSSKKKATQEEVTGQKADPKSSKKKATG
- the rnpA gene encoding ribonuclease P protein component, with the protein product MALPKANRLKSRKDFQAVFREGTRRHGSYLTLRALRPSSSRVPSLDAAATTTQPTDSANLVSTRIGISISTKVSKRAVVRNRLKRQIAAALHKLLPKLLPGFRLVVIVKPTAAQECVREQFLQELEQLLAQAEVLNGH
- a CDS encoding Jag family protein, whose amino-acid sequence is MIAEPMQRGQQWLKTLLHITGVNAEITGGIETTQGQDGEFQELDNYWLTIDESNLTPEQIRILIGTDGSVLDAIQYLANSVLNLNQSEDQQASYTIELNGYRVKRQAEIRHLALSAAEEARASGREVEIKSLSSAERRQIHTFFQDFSDLETYSRGKEPHRLLVVRPARLE
- a CDS encoding PH domain-containing protein encodes the protein MGIKEDVYYEGGPHIGDLIINVLIGLTVVGLPLTVGAIVRALWLRYRITDRRVTLTGGWRGRDRTDVIYSEIVKVVKVPRGIGMWGDMVLTLRNGSRLEMRAVPKFRETYDYILERIAAKNPNFTGTVNN